Proteins encoded together in one Marinobacter sp. Arc7-DN-1 window:
- a CDS encoding Gfo/Idh/MocA family protein, with the protein MGLGAAAKTIHLPAYSKLANLELVGGHDPAITPAAGKGAFPFPVYEDVNTLLEQTKPDILAIASPTQFHYGLAEQGLKYGCHIFCEKPFTTTLDEAHQLIALSEKQQRWIVVNNEFRFMNIYEAAKDKIGSPGFGDLLFINAQQSFYVNEKTEAGWRGNDPQRTCKEFGIHVLDLCRYFFGEEPLRISARMPKPSNPTGPDYLNLIQLDFTGGRSAQITLDRLTRGRHRYLDLRLDGSKASIETEFGGNVQFTAGIRGGDRKPFVGFDVSLGGRALQYHSEKAKKIASDPLDIFANATSKLLKNFIDAIDNGGVPACSAQDNIKTLALMLAAYTSNDQGKPVPFAEHWS; encoded by the coding sequence GTGGGGTTAGGGGCGGCTGCAAAAACTATTCACTTGCCCGCGTATAGCAAACTTGCCAACCTGGAGCTTGTTGGTGGCCATGATCCGGCAATAACGCCTGCGGCAGGCAAGGGTGCATTTCCGTTTCCGGTATACGAAGACGTCAACACGCTACTGGAGCAAACAAAACCGGATATTCTGGCCATTGCCAGCCCGACCCAGTTTCATTACGGGCTGGCAGAGCAAGGGTTAAAGTACGGCTGTCATATCTTTTGCGAAAAACCTTTTACCACGACATTGGATGAAGCGCATCAGTTGATCGCCCTGTCTGAAAAACAGCAACGCTGGATCGTTGTTAATAATGAATTCCGTTTCATGAATATATATGAGGCGGCAAAGGATAAAATCGGCAGCCCCGGCTTTGGCGATCTGCTTTTTATTAACGCTCAACAAAGCTTTTACGTAAACGAAAAAACGGAGGCTGGCTGGCGCGGAAACGATCCCCAGCGTACCTGTAAGGAATTTGGCATCCATGTACTGGATCTGTGTCGTTATTTTTTTGGTGAGGAGCCATTGCGGATCAGCGCCAGAATGCCAAAACCCTCCAACCCGACCGGACCGGATTATCTGAATCTGATCCAACTCGACTTTACCGGTGGCCGCAGTGCGCAGATCACGCTGGACCGGCTTACCCGAGGCAGGCATCGCTATCTTGACTTGCGGCTCGACGGCAGCAAGGCGTCCATCGAAACGGAGTTTGGCGGCAATGTGCAGTTTACCGCCGGCATTCGTGGCGGTGACCGAAAACCCTTTGTGGGCTTTGATGTTTCATTGGGCGGCAGGGCTCTTCAGTACCATTCCGAGAAAGCCAAAAAGATTGCCAGTGATCCGCTCGATATTTTTGCCAATGCCACCAGCAAGCTCCTGAAAAACTTTATTGACGCGATAGACAATGGCGGGGTCCCCGCCTGTAGCGCGCAGGATAACATCAAGACACTGGCACTGATGCTGGCGGCCTACACCTCCAACGATCAGGGCAAGCCTGTCCCCTTTGCCGAGCATTGGAGCTGA
- a CDS encoding Gfo/Idh/MocA family protein, translating into MRSCHQAGWRYSEQLSMHEREQLTVAIVGAGLMGNWHAHAARKNGATITAIIDPDLDAAKVLVARYGGRAFADFDQALEQARFDIVHLCTPLDTHVLLAKKALTASKHLIIEKPVAPARNEVSELLDLAAGQDLLLCPVHQFAFQRGVASVKNELARRTGGPLAVTFDFASAGGVGRQAHELNRILIEILPHPLSIMSEIWPETPLEKESWCVDNPRPGELFAYCHHQAFPVSIKLSLNARPTQCKMTIYHEQGAIHANLFHGFAAFESPAVSRFRKIISPFSLSLKTLLAATDNLLRRSVNREPAYPGLRSLIAQCYQSIKRSTDGPITRDSIIAVATITELVERKLSR; encoded by the coding sequence GTGAGGAGCTGTCATCAGGCTGGGTGGCGCTATAGTGAGCAACTAAGTATGCATGAAAGAGAGCAACTAACGGTCGCGATTGTGGGCGCTGGACTCATGGGCAATTGGCATGCACATGCGGCCAGGAAAAACGGCGCAACGATAACGGCCATTATTGATCCGGACCTGGATGCGGCGAAGGTGCTTGTTGCCCGATATGGCGGCCGTGCCTTCGCGGATTTTGACCAAGCACTTGAACAAGCCCGTTTCGATATAGTGCATCTCTGTACACCGCTTGATACCCATGTGTTACTCGCAAAAAAGGCGCTGACGGCCAGTAAACACCTGATCATAGAGAAGCCCGTAGCACCTGCACGCAATGAGGTTTCTGAATTACTCGATTTGGCAGCAGGCCAGGACCTTTTGTTATGTCCGGTTCATCAGTTTGCTTTTCAGCGCGGTGTCGCATCAGTAAAGAATGAATTGGCACGCCGAACCGGTGGCCCTTTGGCAGTGACTTTTGATTTTGCTTCAGCTGGAGGCGTGGGGCGCCAGGCGCATGAATTGAACCGGATATTGATCGAGATTCTACCTCATCCCTTGTCGATTATGTCAGAGATCTGGCCTGAGACTCCGCTGGAGAAGGAATCCTGGTGTGTAGATAACCCAAGGCCCGGAGAATTATTTGCGTATTGTCACCACCAGGCGTTTCCCGTATCCATCAAACTAAGTCTGAACGCCCGGCCCACACAGTGTAAAATGACAATTTATCACGAGCAGGGAGCCATCCATGCCAATCTGTTTCATGGTTTCGCGGCTTTTGAGTCGCCTGCCGTTTCACGGTTCCGTAAAATCATTTCGCCATTTTCCCTTTCCTTGAAGACACTTTTGGCAGCGACCGACAATTTGTTAAGGCGCTCCGTCAACCGTGAACCAGCCTACCCTGGCTTGAGGTCACTCATCGCACAGTGTTATCAATCGATAAAAAGGTCAACGGACGGGCCGATCACTCGCGACAGCATTATTGCCGTCGCTACAATAACCGAATTGGTCGAGCGTAAACTCTCCCGTTAA